In a genomic window of Styela clava chromosome 11, kaStyClav1.hap1.2, whole genome shotgun sequence:
- the LOC120348004 gene encoding tenascin-R-like codes for MNMLVLYTFIISMVASLVLSQDVKGVNLSPPFSCTTTTTTSLCKPENMAGMASSQGIASTRVQQGRPEKIGPVGQKGQRGQKGDPCQCNIVDEEEVTHLRSELSKLHMQFDKLNENDRQYQLQFDELKENNSQLQLQFDELKGNNSQLQQNLKRLLPADCSEYRLARRVTAEKATFDIMLYGEIASVNCIFDESNAWTVIQRRMDGSVDFYRGWEDYKNGFGNPDGELWLGLDKLHKMTSGKSYSLRIDLLNWEGERRYAAYSTFRIGDEDSNYRLTVSGYSGNAKDGMNYHNAKLFTTHDRDNDQRGTSTMSGNCAVDYHGAWWYKGCYRANLNGKYYKSLSGPGNNGISWSFWNGFSYSLKYVEMKITPN; via the exons ATGAATATGCTGGTTCTTTACACGTTTATAATCAGCATGGTTGCATCATTGGTATTGTCGCAAGACGTCAAAGGTGTGAATTTATCTCCACCATTCAGCTGTACAACGACTACCACTACAAGTTTATGTAAACCTGAAAATATGGCAGGAATGGCTTCTTCCCAAGGGATCGCTAGTACAAGAGTACAACAAGGAAGACCGGAAAAAATTGGCCCTGTTG GTCAAAAAGGTCAACGAGGTCAAAAGGGAGATCCCTGTCAATGCAATATCGTCGATGAAGAGGAAGTGACGCATTTGAGATCTGAACTGTCAAAATTACATATGCAATTTGATAAATTGAACGAAAATGATCGCCAATACCAACTGCAATTCGAcgaattgaaagaaaataatagtcaacttcAACTGCAATTTGATGAATTAAAAGGAAATAATAGCCAATTGCAAC AAAACTTAAAACGATTACTGCCTGCGGATTGCTCGGAATATCGACTTGCAAGAAGAGTTACCGCTGAAAAAGCAACATTTGATATTATGTTATATGGAGAGATTGCAAGTGTTAATTGCATTTTTGATGAATCGAACGCATGGACA GTTATTCAACGTAGAATGGATGGAAGTGTCGATTTTTACAGAGGATGGGAGGATTACAAAAATGGCTTCGGAAATCCTGATGGAGAGTTATGGCTGG GTCTAGATAAGCTCCACAAAATGACTTCAGGAAAAAGCTATAGTTTACGAATTGATCTTTTAAACTGGGAGGGCGAAAGAAGATATGCAGCTTACAG TACCTTCCGAATTGGAGACGAAGATTCAAATTATCGTCTCACTGTATCGGGATACTCCGGAAATGCAAAGGATGGGATGAATTATCACAATGCTAAACTATTTACTACCCATGATAGAGATAATGATCAACGCGGCACTAGTACCATGAGTGGTAACTGCGCTGTAGATTATCACGGAGCATGGTGGTATAAAGGTTGTTACCGTGCAAATCTGAatggaaaatattacaaaagttTGTCAGGACCTGGAAACAATGGGATATCTTGGTCATTTTGGAATGGGTTTTCTTATTCTCTCAAATATGTTGAAATGAAGATTACGCCAAATTAG
- the LOC144429797 gene encoding angiopoietin-4-like, which yields MNELAINVDTKICTENLQLLPADCSEYQLGRRVTAGKATIDITLDGEIANVNCIFDESNAWTVIQRRMDGSVDFYRGWEDYKNGFGNPDGELWLGLDKLHKMTSRKSYSLRIDLLNWEGERRYAAYRSHAILLLIK from the exons ATGAATGAGCTGGCAATAAATGTTGATACTAAAATATGCACAGAAAACTTACAATTACTGCCTGCGGATTGCTCGGAATATCAACTAGGAAGAAGAGTTACCGCTGGAAAAGCAACAATTGATATTACGTTAGATGGAGAGATTGCAAATGTTAATTGCATTTTTGATGAATCGAACGCATGGACA GTTATTCAACGTAGAATGGATGGAAGTGTCGATTTTTACAGAGGATGGGAGGATTACAAAAATGGCTTCGGAAATCCTGATGGAGAGTTATGGCTGG GTCTAGATAAGCTCCACAAAATGACTTCAAGAAAAAGCTATAGTTTACGAATTGATCTTTTAAACTGGGAAGGAGAAAGAAGATATGCAGCTTACAGGTCTCAtgctattttattattaataaaataa
- the LOC144429886 gene encoding uncharacterized protein LOC144429886: MNMLVLYTFIFILIASLVLLRDVKGVNLSPLFTCTTTTTTSLCKPENVAGMASSKGIASTRVQQGRPGKIGPVGQKGQRGQKGDPCQCNIVDEEEVTHLRSELSKLQM; encoded by the exons ATGAATATGCTGGTTCTATACACGTTTATATTCATCTTGATTGCATCATTGGTATTGTTGCGAGACGTCAAAGGTGTGAATTTATCTCCACTATTCACCTGTACAACCACCACCACTACAAGTTTATGTAAGCCTGAAAATGTGGCAGGAATGGCTTCTTCCAAAGGGATCGCTAGTACAAGAGTACAACAAGGAAGACCGGGAAAAATTGGCCCTGTTG GTCAAAAAGGTCAACGAGGTCAAAAGGGAGATCCCTGTCAATGCAATATCGTCGATGAAGAGGAAGTGACGCATTTGAGATCTGAACTGTCAAAATTacaaatgtaa
- the LOC144429884 gene encoding uncharacterized protein LOC144429884: MKFPIRHSFIRLILLMEACLLIKGEDCRMAMVCDGKPTWKDVNKIRQCTKEEKEALDALTEQVDDTKKMFNQLRKTLEDSNTNSVPPSVVGVKETTTPQGNQNKETSSSQTSTVSATSPWSTKDAFLSTVLPQTTKVEHSTALTEQVDETKNMLYQLRKTSEDLNTNSVPPSVVGVKETTTLQGYKDKETSSAQASTVPATSPWSTKEAFLSTVLPQTTKVEHSTENLLYKAADCSEYRENLSRLGRRVSAGKETINITLDGEIANVNCDFDESNAWTVIQRRMDGSVDFYRGWEDYKNGFGNPDGELWLGLDKLHKMTSRKSYSLRIDLLNWEGERRYAAYSTFRIGDEDSNYRLTVSGYSGNAKDGMNYHNAKPFTTLDRDNDERDSNCAVTYHGAWLYNSCYHANLNGKYYKSLSGSTGNGVSWSPWGGDAYSLKFVEMKIKPN, encoded by the exons ATGAAGTTTCCGATTCGACATAGTTTCATCAGACTAATACTGTTGATGGAGGCTTGTTTATTGATTAAAG GAGAGGATTGCAGGATGGCCATGGTTTGCGACGGGAAACCTACCTGGAAAGATGTTAATAAG ATACGACAGTGCACAAAGGAAGAAAAGGAAGCTTTGGACG cTTTAACAGAACAAGTAGACGACACCAAAAAGATGTTCAATCAATTACGAAAAACGTTGGAAGATTCAAATACGAACTCTGTGCCGCCCTCTGTTGTtggtgtcaaagaaacgaccactcCCCAGG GAAACCAAAACAAGGAAACTTCTTCGTCCCAAACTTCAACCGTCTCTGCCACATCCCCGTGGTCAACAAAGGATGCCTTTCTCTCTACTGTGCTCCCACAAACTACAAAAGTCGAACACAGTACAG CTTTAACAGAACAAGTAGACGAGACGAAAAATATGCTCTATCAATTACGAAAAACTTCGGAAGATTTAAACACGAACTCAGTGCCGCCCTCTGTTGTtggtgtcaaagaaacgaccactcTCCAGG GATACAAAGACAAGGAAACTTCTTCTGCCCAAGCTTCAACCGTTCCTGCCACATCCCCGTGGTCAACAAAGGAAGCCTTTCTTTCTACTGTACTCCCACAAACTACAAAAGTCGAACACAGTACAG AAAACTTACTATACAAAGCTGCAGATTGCTCGGAATACAGAGAAAATTTATCTCGACTTGGACGAAGAGTTTCTGCAGGAAAAGAAACAATTAATATTACGTTAGATGGAGAGATTGCAAATGTTAATTGCGATTTTGATGAATCGAACGCATGGACA GTTATTCAACGTAGAATGGATGGAAGTGTCGATTTTTACAGAGGATGGGAGGATTACAAAAATGGCTTCGGAAATCCTGATGGAGAGTTATGGCTGG GTCTAGATAAGCTCCACAAAATGACTTCAAGAAAAAGCTATAGTTTACGAATTGATCTTTTAAACTGGGAAGGCGAAAGAAGATATGCAGCTTACAG TACCTTCCGAATTGGAGACGAAGATTCAAATTATCGTCTCACTGTATCGGGATACTCCGGAAATGCAAAGGATGGGATGAATTATCACAACGCTAAACCATTCACTACCCTTGATAGAGATAATGATGAACGCGACAGTAACTGCGCTGTAACATATCACGGAGCATGGTTGTATAACAGTTGTTATCATGCAAATCTGAatggaaaatattacaaaagttTGTCAGGGTCTACAGGCAATGGGGTATCTTGGTCACCTTGGGGTGGGGATGCTTATTCcctcaaatttgtcgaaatGAAGATTAAGCCAAATTAG
- the LOC144429799 gene encoding ryncolin-1-like, whose translation MATTASSQGIASTRVQQGRPGKIGPVGQKGQRGRNGDPCQCHIVDEEEVTHLRSELSKLQMQFDKLNGNDRQYQLQFDELNKNNSQLQLQFDELKGNNSQLQQNVKRLLPADCSEYRLGRRVAAEKATIDITLYGEIASVNCIFDESNAWTIIQRRMDGSVDFNRGWEDYKNGFGNPDGELWLGLNKLHKMTSGKSYSLRIDLLNWEGERRYAAYSTFRIGDEDSNYRLTVSGYSGNANDGMSYHNAKPFTTLDRDNDERDSSNCAVEFHGAWWYSSCYHANLNGKYYKSSSGPGNNGVSWSLWGGSSYSLKYVEMKITLN comes from the exons GTCAAAAGGGTCAACGAGGTCGAAATGGAGATCCCTGTCAATGCCATATCGTCGATGAAGAGGAAGTGACGCATTTGAGATCTGAACTGTCAAAATTACAAATGCAATTTGATAAATTGAACGGAAACGATCGCCAATACCAACTGCAATTCGacgaattgaataaaaataatagccaaCTTCAATTGcaatttgatgaattgaaaggaAATAATAGCCAATTGCAAC AAAACGTAAAACGATTACTGCCTGCGGATTGCTCGGAATATCGACTTGGAAGAAGAGTTGCCGCTGAAAAAGCAACAATTGATATTACGTTATATGGAGAGATTGCAAGTGTTAATTGCATTTTTGATGAATCGAACGCATGGACA ATTATTCAACGTAGAATGGATGGAAGTGTCGATTTTAACAGAGGATGGGAGGATTACAAAAATGGCTTCGGAAATCCTGATGGAGAGTTATGGCTGG gtcTAAATAAGCTCCACAAAATGACTTCAGGAAAAAGCTATAGTTTACGAATTGATCTTTTAAACTGGGAAGGCGAAAGAAGATATGCAGCTTACAG TACCTTCCGAATTGGAGACGAAGATTCAAATTATCGTCTCACTGTATCGGGATACTCCGGAAATGCAAACGATGGGATGAGTTATCACAACGCTAAACCATTCACTACCCTTGATAGAGATAATGATGAACGCGACAGTAGTAACTGCGCTGTGGAATTTCACGGAGCATGGTGGTATAGCAGTTGTTATCATGCAAATCTGAatggaaaatattacaaaagttCGTCAGGACCTGGAAACAATGGGGTATCTTGGTCACTTTGGGGTGGGTCTTCTTATTCCCTCAAATATGTTGAAATGAAGATTACGCTAAATTAG